A window of the Cicer arietinum cultivar CDC Frontier isolate Library 1 chromosome 6, Cicar.CDCFrontier_v2.0, whole genome shotgun sequence genome harbors these coding sequences:
- the LOC101500870 gene encoding kxDL motif-containing protein LO9-177, whose product MSGKESESESESMKLGLEEVSREFKTLVSSEDLRSLNHLQHTILGRLQDSNAVLSHFNEFSQHCYNEISGDMARNTRVFKSIKSDLDYIFLKLRNMKTKLSTTYPDAFPEDSMSKVIDRRPDLEMPK is encoded by the exons ATGTCAGGGAaagaatcagaatcagaatcGGAATCAATGAAATTAGGTTTAGAAGAGGTTTCGCGTGAGTTCAAAACTCTCGTTAGTTCCGAAGATCTTCGTTCACTTAACCATTTACAGCACACAAT ATTGGGAAGGTTACAGGACAGTAATGCCGTATTATCGCATTTTAATGAATTCTCTCAACATTGTTACAATGAGATTTCCGGTGACATGGCCAGAAACACTCGTGTCTTCAAGTCTATCAAATCTGACCTTGattacatttttctcaaacttag AAACATGAAGACAAAACTTTCGACAACTTATCCAGATGCATTTCCTGAAGATTCAATGAGCAAAGTGATTGATAGGAGACCGGATCTTGAAATGCCCAAGTAA
- the LOC101501398 gene encoding homeobox-leucine zipper protein ATHB-14-like — MALCMHRDSSNKQQQMDSSKYVRYTPEQVEALERVYAECPKPTSSKRQQLIRECPILSNIEPKQIKVWFQNRRCREKQRKEASRLQTVNRKLTAMNKLLMEENDRLQKQVSQLVYGNGFMKQQIKTQASATTTDNSCESVVMTGHNQQPIPKTQHSQWDANNPAGLLAIAEETLAEFLAKATGTAVNWVQIIGMKPGPDSIGIVAVSRDCSGVAVRACGLVSLEPTKVAEILKDRPSWYRDCRCLDVVSIVPTGNGGTIELLYMQTYAPTTLAAARDFWTLRYTRSLEDGSLVICERSLTSLTGGPIGPPTLNFVRAEMLSSGYLIRSCDGGGSIVHIVDHVDLDVCSVPEVLRPLYESSKFLAQKMTIAALRHIKQIALESSGEVNYAGGRQPAVLRTFSQRLSKGFNDAINGFVDDGWSLIGNDGVEDVTITINSSPNKYFGSHYNASMLPAFGGGVMCAKASMLLKNVPPALLVRFLREHRSEWADYGVDAYSATCLKASPFAVPCARPGGFPSSQVILPLAHTLEHEEFLEVVRIEGHAFSPEDVALARDMYLLQLCSGVDENSVGACAQLVFAPIDESFADDALLLPSGFRIIPLDPKADAPAATRTLDLASALEIGSGNSHQAGEGDLNSYNIRSVLTIAFQFTFENHLRDNVAAMARQYVRSVVRSVQRVAMAISPSPFTQLGPKSLSGPPEALTLAQWIYRSYRIHTSAELFKVESMASDTILKQLWHHSDAIMCCSIKTNASPVFTFANQAGLDMLETTLVSLQDIMLDKVLDEAGKKFIYFEFAKIMQQGFAYLXXGICVSSMNRPISYEQAIAWKVVDDNDCNHCLAFMFVNWSFV, encoded by the exons ATGGCACTTTGTATGCATAGAGATTCATCAAACAAACAGCAACAAATGGATAGTAGCAAGTATGTTAGGTATACACCTGAACAAGTTGAAGCTTTGGAGAGAGTTTATGCTGAATGTCCTAAGCCAACTTCTTCCAAAAGACAACAACTCATTAGGGAGTGTCCTATACTCTCTAATATTGAACCTAAACAGATCAAAGTTTGGTTTCAGAATCGCAG ATGTCGCGAAAAGCAGCGCAAGGAAGCCTCTCGTCTGCAGACAGTAAATAGAAAGCTGACTGCAATGAATAAGTTGTTAATGGAAGAGAACGACCGTCTGCAGAAGCAGGTCTCACAGTTGGTTTATGGAAATGGATTCATGAAACAACAAATTAAGACC CAAGCGTCTGCAACTACTACAGACAATAGCTGTGAGTCTGTGGTAATGACTGGTCATAACCAACAGCCAATCCCAAAAACTCAGCATTCCCAATGGGATGCCAACAACCCAGCTGG tcTTCTTGCAATAGCTGAGGAGACCCTGGCAGAGTTCCTTGCCAAGGCTACTGGAACTGCTGTCAACTGGGTCCAAATTATTGGGATGAAG CCTGGTCCGGATTCTATTGGCATCGTTGCTGTTTCCCGCGATTGTAGTGGGGTAGCAGTGCGAGCCTGTGGCCTTGTGAGCCTTGAGCCCACAAAG GTTGCCGAGATTCTTAAAGATCGTCCGTCATGGTACCGTGACTGTCGATGCCTTGATGTAGTGAGCATAGTCCCCACAGGAAATGGTGGCACAATAGAGTTATTGTACATGCAG ACTTATGCACCTACTACATTGGCAGCAGCACGAGACTTTTGGACGCTAAGATACACAAGAAGTTTGGAAGATGGAAGCCTTGTG ATTTGTGAGAGATCCTTGACTTCGTTGACAGGTGGTCCCATAGGGCCTCCTACATTGAACTTTGTAAGAGCTGAAATGCTTTCTAGTGGCTATCTAATTAGATCCTGTGATGGTGGTGGATCTATTGTTCACATTGTTGATCATGTCGATTTAGAT GTTTGTAGCGTTCCTGAAGTACTGAGGCCACTTTATGAATCATCAAAGTTCTTGGCTCAGAAAATGACTATTGCT GCCTTGCGGCATATAAAACAGATTGCACTAGAATCAAGTGGAGAAGTTAATTATGCAGGAGGGCGTCAACCTGCTGTCTTGAGGACATTTAGTCAGAGACTTAGCAA AGGGTTCAATGATGCTATCAATGGATTTGTTGACGATGGTTGGTCTTTGATCGGTAATGATGGTGTGGAAGATGTGACCATAACTATAAACTCGTCTCCCAACAAGTATTTTGGCTCTCATTACAATGCATCAATGCTCCCAGCTTTTGGAGGTGGCGTCATGTGTGCTAAGGCATCAATGCTGCTCAAG AATGTTCCTCCTGCGTTGCTTGTTCGCTTTTTGAGGGAGCATCGTTCAGAGTGGGCTGATTATGGGGTTGATGCATATTCTGCTACATGCCTTAAGGCCAGTCCTTTTGCAGTTCCCTGTGCAAGACCCGGTGGCTTCCCCAGCAGCCAAGTCATTTTACCGCTTGCACATACTCTAGAGCATGAAGAg TTCTTGGAGGTAGTTCGTATAGAGGGTCATGCGTTTTCTCCCGAAGATGTGGCCTTGGCACGCGATATGTATCTTCTGCAG CTGTGCAGTGGAGTTGATGAAAATTCGGTTGGAGCATGTGCGCAGCTTGTGTTTGCACCTATTGATGAATCATTTGCAGATGATGCTCTCTTACTTCCTTCTGGCTTCCGCATCATACCGTTGGATCCTAAAGCA GATGCTCCTGCTGCAACTAGAACATTAGATTTGGCATCAGCTCTTGAAATAGGATCCGGTAATTCCCATCAAGCCGGTGAAGGTGATCTGAATAGCTACAACATTAGGTCGGTCCTTACAATTGCATTCCAGTTTACATTCGAGAACCATTTGCGGGACAATGTGGCTGCAATGGCGCGCCAGTATGTCCGCAGTGTTGTGCGATCTGTTCAGAGGGTTGCCATGGCAATATCTCCCTCTCCGTTCACACAGTTGGGGCCGAAGTCACTTTCTGGTCCACCAGAGGCTCTTACTTTGGCACAATGGATCTATAGAAGCTACAGGATCCACACCAGCGCCGAGCTATTTAAAGTCGAGTCCATGGCTAGTGATACAATCTTGAAGCAGCTTTGGCACCATTCAGATGCAATAATGTGCTGTTCTATTAAAACAAAT GCATCACCTGTTTTCACCTTTGCAAACCAAGCTGGACTTGACATGCTTGAAACAACTCTAGTTTCCCTTCAAGACATAATGCTTGATAAAGTTCTTGATGAAGCTGGCAAGAAGTTTATCTACTTCGAGTTCGCCAAGATAATGCAACAG GGATTTGCATATCT NNNNNNNGGAATATGCGTTTCTAGCATGAATCGACCGATTTCGTATGAGCAGGCTATTGCATGGAAAGTTGTGGATGATAATGACTGTAATCACTGCTTGGCCTTCATGTTTGTGAACTGGTCTTTTGTCTGA